A portion of the Simkania negevensis Z genome contains these proteins:
- a CDS encoding SufE family protein has product MEFKSCFENQEKLKEIFSSRHTVEEKYTKVIELGRSLKPYPKEDQTPDRLVKGCQSQLYLKSTFNEGKMHFLATSDALISAGLAALLLMIYDGEPPEALLKCPPTALKHLEITSYLSPSRANGLRSLFLKMQQDAITALHKSDMDHHASNTKN; this is encoded by the coding sequence GTTTCGAAAATCAAGAAAAATTGAAAGAGATCTTTTCCTCTCGGCACACGGTTGAAGAAAAATACACCAAAGTTATCGAGTTGGGACGCTCACTCAAGCCCTATCCCAAAGAAGATCAAACTCCAGATCGCCTGGTTAAAGGGTGTCAAAGTCAGCTTTATCTGAAAAGCACTTTCAATGAGGGAAAGATGCATTTCTTAGCTACATCAGATGCACTTATCTCTGCGGGACTTGCAGCCTTGCTACTTATGATTTATGACGGAGAGCCTCCAGAAGCTCTTTTGAAGTGCCCTCCAACTGCCCTAAAACATCTTGAAATCACAAGCTACCTTTCACCAAGCCGAGCCAATGGGTTAAGGAGCCTTTTCCTCAAGATGCAACAAGATGCCATTACAGCTTTGCATAAGTCTGATATGGATCACCACGCTTCAAATACCAAGAATTGA